Proteins encoded within one genomic window of Cyprinus carpio isolate SPL01 chromosome B22, ASM1834038v1, whole genome shotgun sequence:
- the LOC122134670 gene encoding protein shisa-5-like: protein MASTLAVLLLLSAALFTVQAGDDCKSYYTSNNQYKSRITCGYWQHCCGTCDYRYCCLSENVKLSDHDLNICTLRNNNIATGSLILGVAVLVTVFITCCCCPSCCIYKMCRKPRPVAGAHVTTVTNAHFIQQQPVMQGGQCPQYQPVLTQPGYGQPVQMGPYQGQPYAPGPPPSYHVATSPGYPTSLSAYDGGQAMYPMQPPAQPGVACMPSETSNQPAYNPAYVQPPNLGY from the exons ATGGCGTCCACCTTAGCAGTTCTTCTGCTCCTGTCTGCAGCTTTATTCACGGTACAAGCAG gTGATGACTGTAAGAGCTACTATACCAGCAATAACCAGTACAAGTCTAGGATTACCTGCGGTTATTGGCAGCACTGCTGTGGAACCTGCGATTACAGATACTGCTGCCTCAGTGAAAATGTGAAGTTATCCGATCATGATCTAAACATCTGCACTCT CAGAAACAATAATATTGCCACTGGCTCATTAATATTGGGGGTTGCGGTCCTTGTCACTGTGTTCAtcacctgctgctgctgccccTCCTGCTGTATCTATAAAATGTGTAGAAAACCCAGAC CTGTGGCAGGAGCTCATGTAACTACAGtcacaaatgcacatttcattCAGCAGCAGCCTGTAATGCAGGGGGGCCAGTGCCCACAATACCAACCAGTGCTGACTCAACCGGGTTACGGTCAACCAGTGCAGATGGGACCATATCAGGGACAGCCATATGCACCAGGACCCCCACCCTCATATCACGTGGCCA CGAGTCCTGGATATCCCACTAGTCTGAGTGCGTATGACGGAGGCCAGGCCATGTACCCCATGCAGCCGCCTGCCCAGCCGGGTGTCGCGTGTATGCCTTCAGAGACATCGAATCAGCCGGCCTACAACCCCGCCTACGTGCAGCCACCAAACTTAGGTTACTAA
- the LOC109083530 gene encoding protein shisa-5-like produces MASNIPALLLLSAGLFTTTVGYKSCRIQRESVICRSWRSEFCCGTCDDNYCCSDPKKIFTWEAQSDCSFKDHKISPEYSPQSDTVSIAVSASIIGLVAFIILFLICWVCPRCYLYKRFRSPRPVITTATVVTTQYLPQPSAVIQGSQYLPYQARPNIPPYGGQPIPAGSPPSYQEAVGPGCPVPIQVAFDGGQATYPLQSLLPTDYTSPQPAYNPAYTSCTSSVKTSN; encoded by the exons ATGGCTTCAAACATCCCGGCTCTTCTTCTCCTGTCCGCGGGATTATTCACGACTACAGTCG GATATAAGTCTTGTAGAATACAGAGAGAATCTGTGATCTGTAGGTCGTGGAGATCTGAGTTCTGCTGTGGGACCTGTGATGACAACTACTGCTGCTCCGACccgaaaaaaatatttacctggGAGGCACAAAGTGACTGTTCTTT CAAAGACCACAAGATTTCACCTGAATATTCTCCTCAAAGCGACACTGTTTCTATTGCTGTCAGTGCCTCAATAATAGGACTTGTAGCTTTCATCATTCTGTTCCTCATCTGCTGGGTCTGTCCACGCTGCTATCTCTATAAGAGGTTCAGAAGTCCTAGAC CTGTGATTACGACAGCTACGGTCGTCACGACACAATACCTTCCCCAGCCTTCAGCCGTCATTCAGGGCAGTCAGTACCTTCCCTACCAGGCTCGGCCAAATATCCCACCTTATGGAGGCCAACCGATTCCAGCTGGATCACCACCCTCATATCAGGAGGCTG TAGGTCCAGGGTGTCCTGTTCCCATCCAGGTTGCGTTTGATGGTGGTCAGGCCACGTATCCTCTACAGTCATTGCTGCCCACAGACTACACCTCACCTCAACCAGCGTACAACCCTGCTTACACCAGCTGCACCAGTTCAGTCAAGACCAGTAACTAA